One region of Pogona vitticeps strain Pit_001003342236 chromosome 1, PviZW2.1, whole genome shotgun sequence genomic DNA includes:
- the GSKIP gene encoding GSK3B-interacting protein: protein MDTDYIPMDLSNNTGVEEHSEFRDIEGTDVKDMRLEAEAVVNDVLFAVGNMFVSKSLPCAEDVAYINVETRERNKYCLELTEAGLRVVGYDFDQVDDNVQNPYHETVYSLLDSISPAYREAFGNALLQRLEALKRDGQS from the exons ATGGACACTGACTACATTCCCATGGACCTATCTAATAACACAGGGGTTGAAGAACATTCTGAATTCAGAGACATCGAAGGAACAGATGTAAAAGACATGAGACTGGAAGCAGAAGCTGTTGTGAATGATGTCTTGTTTGCTGTTGGCAACATGTTTGTCTCTAAAAGCCTCCCTTGTGCTGAAGATGTGGCCTACATCAATGTTGAAACTAGAGAAAGGAACAAATATTGCCTTGAGCTTACAGAAGCAGGACTAAGG GTGGTTGGTTATGATTTTGACCAAGTAGATGATAATGTACAAAATCCCTACCATGAGACTGTCTACTCTTTGTTGGACTCCATTAGCCCAGCATACCGAGAAGCTTTTGGAAATGCCTTACTACAAAGACTAGAAGCTTTGAAAAGAGATGGACAGTCATGA